The DNA sequence CGCACCATGATGGCGGCGATCTTCATCATCATGTTCGTTTATGGCTGGAACCAGTATCTCTGGCCGATGCTGATGACGACGGATGAAAGTTTCTTCACCCTGATGCGTGGCATCAAGTCGATCCTGCAGGTCTGGGTCGGTTCGCAAATTCCCGATTACAACGAAGCTTTCGCACTCGCCGTTCTGGCCATGCTGCCGCCGGTGCTGATCGTCATCGTATTCCAGCGCTGGTTCATCAAGGGCCTCACCGAGAGCGATAAATAAGGAGACCGAAATGGCCGCTATTGAAATCAGTCAGGTCTGCAAGGATTATCATGGCGGCGTGCGCGCCGTGCATCACGTCGATATCGACATCAGGGACGGTGAGTTCATCGTTCTCGTCGGCCCCTCCGGCTGCGGCAAGTCCACGCTCCTGCGCATGGTTGCCGGCCTTGAGGACATCTCCGAAGGCACGGTGAAGATCGGCGACCGGGTGGTCAATCAGGCCGATCCCGCTGACCGTGATATTGCCATGGTGTTCCAGAATTACGCGCTTTATCCGCATATGTCGGTGCGCCAGAACCTGGAATATGGGCTGAAGAACCGCAAGACGCCGAAGGCGGAGATCGATGCACGTGTGGCCGAAGCCGCCCGTATGCTGCAGCTCGAACCCTATCTGGAGCGCAAACCGCGCGCCCTTTCCGGCGGCCAGCGGCAGCGTGTCGCCATGGGCCGTGCCATCGTTCGCAAACCGGCGGCCTTCCTGTTCGATGAGCCTCTGTCTAACCTTGATGCAAAGCTGCGCGTCTCCATGCGCGGTGAAATCAAGCGCCTGCAAAAGCGCCTCGGCACCACATCCATCTATGTCACCCACGATCAGCTTGAGGCCATGACGCTGGCTGATCGTCTGGTGGTGCTGAATGGCGGCCGCATCGAACAGATCGGCGCGCCGCTTGATGTCTATCACACCCCCGCCTCCACTTTCGTCGCCAGCTTCATCGGCTCTCCCGCCATGAACCTGCTGAATGCCGAGTTGCATGGTGATAGCCTCGCCATCGGTCCGTCACTGTTTGCGCTCAACGGTTTTGCACCCGCTTCGGGGTCGGTGACGGTGGGCATGCGGGCGGAGGATTTCCGCATTGCCGCGGCGGGCGAGCAGGGCCTTGCGCTGCGTGTCGATTATATCGAGGAACTGGGTTCGCAGCGCCTTGTGCATGGCATGATCGGCGATCAGAACCTGACAGTGGCTTTCCCGCCGGATGTTGAGGTTCCGTCCGCATTGTCGGTGACGATAGCGCCGGAAAAACTGCACTTCTTCTCCAACGAAACCGGCAAGCGCATCGCCGGCAAGGCGGAACAGATCAAGGTACAGACCGCGCAGCTGGCGACGGCCTGATCACCTCGGAAGAAATCGGCGCGATGACTAAAATTGCGCCGATTGTCAAAACCGCTTTGTTACGATCCCGATGATAGAAGACCTCCAATATTTCACGGGGGTTTTCTAATATGTCGTTCAAAATGATGTTCGCGGCGGCTGCAACCATGGCGATCCGCACGGTGCCAATATTGCCGGCCTATCTGCGCGGAGCAAAAGACGAGGCCGTTGTCAGCGCGTCTTGCACCGATCTGCGGCTTCAGCCAGCCCCCATCAATCCCGACTGGATCATTTCCGGCGATCCCCAGGCGCGTGCGGCCGATCATTCCAGAAGCGGCGACCGCGCTTCCAGCACCGCCATGTGGGATTGCACGGCCGGTGAGTTCCGCTGGTTCTTCGGCTGGGATGAAACCGTCTATATTCTGGAAGGCGAGGTGCATGTGACGGCCGAAGACGGTTCGGTCAGCATCCTGCGGGTTGGCGACGTCGCCTATTTCCGGGCTGGAACATGGGCCACCTGGCGGGTAGATGACTATGTCCGCAAGGTCGCCTTCATGCGCCGTCCGTTCCCCAGGGCGCTGGCTCTCGCCTATCGCGTCAAGAACAAGCTGTTTTCGGGCAGTTCCTACAAGCTGGCCGCCTGAACTGGTAAAATAGCCGGGTCGGTGGAACCCACCCGGCTCCACCGGCGGAATTGTGAAGGTTCAATAAAACTCACACAAGCCACCGCTTGCAGCAGTTGCCTTTGAATGGTCGCTGCCCTACATCTTCAGGGTTTTCTGAAGCATTTCCGGGGTTCTCCCGGTCCTGCAGGGAATTTTGAAAAGACGGGACAGTGGGCACTGTGGGCCGGTAAGGCGTCCGCATGCTGCAAGAGGAACATGCGCATGGCGAAGATCAAGAACGTCGCGATCCAGATGGATCATGTCTCCGGCATCAACATTGCCGGTGATTCCACCTTCGCCATGAGCCTTGAGGCGCAGGCGCGCGGATACCGGCTGTTCCACTATACGCCAGAGCGTCTTTCCATGCGTGACGGCAAGATTTACGCCGCCGTCGAGCAGATGGAACTGCGTGACATAAAGGGTGACCATTTCTCGCTGTCAGAGCCGGAGCGCGTCGATCTTTCGACCATGGATGTCATCCATCTGCGTCAGGATCCGCCATTCGACATGGCATACATCACCTCCACCCATCTGCTGGAGCGCATTCATCCCAAAACACTTGTTGTCAATGACCCGGCCTGGGTGCGCAACTCGCCGGAAAAGATTTTCGTCACCGAATTCGCCGATCTGATGCCGAAGACGCTGATCACCAAGGACGTGGCCGAGATTGCCCGTTTCCGCAATGAAATGGGCGATATCATCCTCAAGCCGCTTTATGGCAATGGCGGTGCGGGTGTCTTCCATTCGGCGCGTGATGACCGCAATTTCTCCTCCCTGCTGGAAATGTTCGGCCAGATGTTCCGCGAGCCCTATATCGCCCAGGAATATCTGCCTGACGTCCGCAAGGGCGACAAGCGTATCCTCCTGGTGGATGGCGAGCCGGTGGGCGCAATCAACCGCGTGCCGGCGGAAAACGATGCCCGTTCCAACATGCATGCCGGTGGCCGGCCAGAGCCGACGGAACTGACGGCGCGCGAGAAGGAAATCTGCCGTCGTATCGGTCCCGCCCTGCGCGAGCGTGGTTTCCTCTTTGTTGGTATTGATGTGATCGGCGATTATCTCACCGAGATCAACGTCACCTCACCGACCGGCATTCGTGAGGTGCAGAAATTCGGCGGCGCCGATGTGGCAAGCCTATTGTGGGACGCCATCGAGAAAAAGCGCGAAGCTCAGGATTTCTGAAGCGATTTGCCGACCGAACCCCGTTTGTTCCGTGGGTACAACTAGACACAACTAAAATACATCGCCCGCGTGAAATTGTTCACCGGATGTTCTTGTTTTATTCTTTGCCTTATGGCACGTTGCTTGCGGGTGGCCGCCATGGGGCATGAAGCT is a window from the Agrobacterium tumefaciens genome containing:
- the gshB gene encoding glutathione synthase, translating into MAKIKNVAIQMDHVSGINIAGDSTFAMSLEAQARGYRLFHYTPERLSMRDGKIYAAVEQMELRDIKGDHFSLSEPERVDLSTMDVIHLRQDPPFDMAYITSTHLLERIHPKTLVVNDPAWVRNSPEKIFVTEFADLMPKTLITKDVAEIARFRNEMGDIILKPLYGNGGAGVFHSARDDRNFSSLLEMFGQMFREPYIAQEYLPDVRKGDKRILLVDGEPVGAINRVPAENDARSNMHAGGRPEPTELTAREKEICRRIGPALRERGFLFVGIDVIGDYLTEINVTSPTGIREVQKFGGADVASLLWDAIEKKREAQDF
- a CDS encoding sn-glycerol-3-phosphate import ATP-binding protein UgpC, translating into MAAIEISQVCKDYHGGVRAVHHVDIDIRDGEFIVLVGPSGCGKSTLLRMVAGLEDISEGTVKIGDRVVNQADPADRDIAMVFQNYALYPHMSVRQNLEYGLKNRKTPKAEIDARVAEAARMLQLEPYLERKPRALSGGQRQRVAMGRAIVRKPAAFLFDEPLSNLDAKLRVSMRGEIKRLQKRLGTTSIYVTHDQLEAMTLADRLVVLNGGRIEQIGAPLDVYHTPASTFVASFIGSPAMNLLNAELHGDSLAIGPSLFALNGFAPASGSVTVGMRAEDFRIAAAGEQGLALRVDYIEELGSQRLVHGMIGDQNLTVAFPPDVEVPSALSVTIAPEKLHFFSNETGKRIAGKAEQIKVQTAQLATA
- a CDS encoding cupin domain-containing protein, with the protein product MSFKMMFAAAATMAIRTVPILPAYLRGAKDEAVVSASCTDLRLQPAPINPDWIISGDPQARAADHSRSGDRASSTAMWDCTAGEFRWFFGWDETVYILEGEVHVTAEDGSVSILRVGDVAYFRAGTWATWRVDDYVRKVAFMRRPFPRALALAYRVKNKLFSGSSYKLAA